One genomic region from uncultured Cohaesibacter sp. encodes:
- a CDS encoding alcohol dehydrogenase catalytic domain-containing protein encodes MKALVYTAPHKVEVQDVPVPEGRSGAAKIKMHYCGVCGTDIGIVAGKHPRATAPLVLGHEFVGTIEEIQDGSGRFAPGDRVVAYPLLSCGECLACRTGHPHVCKSLKLIGIDKDGGMADCAWVDEDVLFKVPDTMTDKIAALVEPLAVVVRSLHQARFDVLNSTVVTGAGPIGVLTAIVLKHSGASRIVISDVDQARLDVCKDLGLETVNVRDTNLVDYINETTNEEGVDIVFECSGAPSSAAEMTKLCRIGGTICMTGIHKEERPVDLRDMNFKEQLLIGSRVYTKQEFEMSVAYAQTIAEDLEKVVTQIVPLSESEGIFDMIADPAVNTVKVLVDCQA; translated from the coding sequence ATGAAAGCGCTAGTATATACGGCCCCGCATAAGGTGGAAGTTCAAGACGTTCCTGTGCCCGAAGGACGCAGCGGAGCTGCCAAAATCAAGATGCACTATTGTGGTGTTTGCGGTACGGATATCGGCATTGTTGCGGGCAAACATCCGCGGGCAACGGCGCCGCTGGTGCTCGGGCACGAATTTGTCGGTACCATCGAGGAAATTCAGGACGGGTCTGGGCGCTTTGCTCCGGGTGATCGCGTAGTTGCCTATCCGCTTTTGTCCTGTGGTGAATGCCTTGCCTGCCGCACAGGCCATCCGCATGTCTGCAAGAGCCTGAAGCTCATCGGTATCGACAAGGACGGTGGCATGGCTGACTGCGCCTGGGTCGATGAAGACGTGCTGTTCAAGGTTCCTGACACGATGACCGACAAGATTGCTGCTCTGGTCGAGCCTCTGGCCGTCGTTGTGCGCTCTCTGCATCAGGCCCGTTTCGATGTGCTGAATTCTACGGTTGTCACCGGCGCTGGTCCGATCGGTGTTCTGACGGCCATCGTTCTTAAACATTCCGGTGCATCCCGCATTGTCATTTCCGATGTTGATCAGGCCCGCCTTGATGTCTGTAAGGATCTTGGTCTGGAAACTGTCAATGTGAGAGACACCAATCTTGTTGACTATATCAACGAGACCACCAATGAAGAAGGCGTGGACATCGTGTTCGAATGTTCCGGCGCTCCAAGCTCGGCTGCCGAAATGACCAAGCTTTGCCGTATCGGTGGCACCATCTGCATGACCGGCATTCACAAGGAAGAACGTCCGGTTGATCTGCGCGACATGAACTTCAAGGAACAGCTCCTGATCGGCTCCCGCGTCTACACCAAGCAGGAATTCGAAATGTCTGTTGCCTATGCGCAGACCATTGCCGAAGACCTTGAAAAGGTGGTGACCCAGATTGTTCCGCTCTCCGAATCCGAAGGCATCTTCGACATGATTGCAGATCCGGCCGTCAACACGGTCAAGGTTCTCGTCGATTGTCAGGCATAA
- a CDS encoding TRAP transporter substrate-binding protein: MKHYSAIAAVAGAGALALSAVYGATPVMAETVFQVAFNQPESHPQFKAMQKFGEALAERTNGEYKVEVYPNELLGAQKEAIEMTQTGTIAMSLAAASLLESWNPDFVIFNLPYMFDSIEQQRKVVNDPAIVGDLYHSVEDQGIVVLAAFHGGVRNVYRKSGPVEKPADLGGDKIRVMQSDTNIEMMNLMGGNGIAMGQGEVYTAIQTGVLDGGENNEIVYSSLKHSEIAPYYSYTQHLMMPDYLIMSADIYNDLPDNVKQIFAEELPKAVDYEYESFAEAVAVAKADAEKAGAKFNQVDLQSFRDAVKPLTEKKLSSDVTKKIYSQIHGE; encoded by the coding sequence ATGAAACATTATAGTGCTATTGCTGCAGTCGCAGGTGCGGGGGCGCTCGCTCTTTCGGCTGTTTATGGCGCAACCCCTGTTATGGCTGAAACCGTATTTCAGGTTGCCTTTAACCAGCCGGAATCCCATCCGCAGTTCAAGGCCATGCAGAAATTCGGCGAGGCTCTGGCTGAGCGTACAAACGGCGAGTATAAAGTTGAGGTTTATCCCAACGAATTGCTCGGCGCTCAGAAAGAAGCCATCGAGATGACCCAGACCGGCACCATCGCCATGTCGCTGGCTGCTGCAAGTCTTCTGGAAAGCTGGAACCCGGATTTCGTTATCTTCAACCTGCCTTACATGTTCGACAGTATTGAACAGCAGCGTAAGGTTGTGAACGATCCTGCAATCGTGGGTGATCTTTATCATTCTGTTGAAGATCAGGGCATCGTTGTTCTGGCTGCCTTCCATGGCGGCGTTCGCAACGTTTATCGCAAATCCGGTCCGGTTGAAAAACCAGCTGATCTGGGCGGCGACAAAATCCGCGTTATGCAGTCCGACACCAACATCGAGATGATGAATCTGATGGGTGGTAACGGCATCGCAATGGGCCAGGGCGAAGTTTACACCGCTATTCAGACCGGTGTTCTTGACGGTGGCGAAAACAACGAAATCGTCTACTCATCCCTGAAACACAGCGAAATCGCGCCATACTATTCCTATACCCAGCACCTAATGATGCCAGACTATCTCATCATGAGCGCTGACATCTACAATGATCTGCCAGACAATGTGAAACAGATCTTTGCCGAAGAACTGCCAAAAGCTGTCGACTATGAATATGAGTCCTTCGCAGAAGCTGTTGCTGTTGCAAAAGCCGACGCTGAGAAAGCTGGTGCCAAGTTCAATCAGGTTGATCTGCAGTCCTTCAGAGACGCTGTTAAACCTCTCACTGAAAAGAAACTGAGCAGTGACGTTACCAAGAAGATCTATAGCCAGATCCACGGTGAATAA
- a CDS encoding YhcH/YjgK/YiaL family protein: MIYGRLDNLSEVASTLPQTILEGLRFLAQTDLMALPEGRNEIDGDRMFAMVQDYEPKPKDEARPEAHKRYIDIQYVAKGTELIGTTALSKAPNVVEDLLEQNDVYFLDGLEEESMLAMSEGSYAVFYPWDVHRPGCTTGQASKVRKIVVKVAMEPAKD; this comes from the coding sequence GTGATATATGGTCGACTTGATAACCTGTCCGAGGTCGCTTCCACGCTGCCTCAGACGATCCTTGAGGGGCTTCGTTTCCTCGCACAAACCGATTTGATGGCGTTGCCCGAAGGGCGCAATGAAATCGACGGGGACCGGATGTTTGCCATGGTGCAGGATTACGAGCCCAAGCCGAAGGATGAAGCCAGACCCGAAGCGCATAAACGCTACATCGATATTCAGTATGTCGCCAAGGGTACGGAACTGATCGGGACGACAGCCCTGTCCAAGGCCCCGAATGTGGTCGAGGATCTGCTTGAGCAGAATGACGTCTATTTTCTCGACGGACTGGAAGAAGAAAGCATGCTGGCAATGTCCGAAGGCAGCTATGCGGTCTTTTATCCGTGGGATGTTCATCGTCCCGGCTGCACGACAGGACAAGCCTCCAAGGTCCGCAAGATTGTGGTCAAGGTAGCAATGGAGCCCGCCAAGGACTGA
- a CDS encoding calcium-binding protein, protein MAQGTIFATNTGISQWLEVFDEDGDALINTSTRVSIENYDGSLTTLKGTGFTFDSEGYLTGGTLTSVQYTSSNGSTIYASISGFSLPYAQWSDVSELDVLFEIILSGSDTLSINAVGTDDEPMELGGYDGNDTLNGGSGADKIWGDSGADILNGNGGDDMLIGGRGNDTLNGGAGFDQAYYNYEYEDGGTNAITVNIQNGTVNDAYNNTDTFTSIESFRGTMYADTFIGANQDYARYQGLAGNDTFQGGSGYDAVDYRKDAINEDINGQTGNSGVTVNLVTGKATDGYGDTDTLSNIDEVRGTDYADTLIGAAAGERLRGEDGDDTLRGNGGNDILEGGNGADTLIGGAGIDTMTGNNGNDTYYVNAYGDKVNEVAQQGTDLVISSSNYNLKANSQYIENITLTGNANLNSTGNMQANTMTGNAGNNKLTGLVGNDTLIGKGGADVLIGNQGNDTLIGNLGNDTLNGGLGLDTMSGNLGNDTYYVDAYGDKINEAANQGIDQVFSSSNYNLKANSQHIENITLIGKGNINSTGNMQDNEMVGNMGNNTLNGLAGNDTLTGKGGADSLYGGDGNDTLNGNLGNDKLFGGNGADKLFGHQGADILNGGNGNDILNGGIGNDTLYAASGADRLIGSLGADSMYAGVDNGVDTFIFNSINDSKVGDALHDKIYDFDSGEDQIDLSGIDANSSTGANDAFAFAGTTATANSVWYESDGSDIMLYADVNGDTTADFEVRLVDTSALTAADITL, encoded by the coding sequence ATGGCTCAGGGCACCATCTTTGCAACCAACACAGGCATTTCGCAGTGGCTCGAAGTCTTCGACGAAGACGGAGACGCACTCATCAACACATCAACACGTGTGTCCATCGAAAACTATGATGGATCTTTGACGACCTTGAAAGGCACGGGTTTCACCTTCGATTCTGAGGGTTATTTGACCGGCGGAACGCTGACCTCTGTTCAATATACCAGTTCAAATGGCAGCACCATTTATGCCTCTATCAGTGGCTTTTCTTTGCCCTACGCACAGTGGAGTGATGTTTCCGAGCTCGACGTTTTGTTTGAGATCATCCTGAGCGGCTCAGACACATTGAGCATAAATGCCGTTGGCACCGACGACGAACCAATGGAGCTGGGTGGCTACGACGGTAACGACACCCTCAATGGCGGCTCCGGAGCAGACAAGATTTGGGGCGACTCTGGCGCGGATATCCTGAACGGCAATGGTGGCGATGACATGCTCATTGGCGGCAGAGGCAACGACACTCTGAATGGCGGCGCAGGGTTTGACCAAGCCTACTATAATTATGAATACGAAGATGGGGGCACCAACGCCATTACCGTTAACATCCAGAACGGGACCGTTAACGACGCCTACAACAATACCGATACCTTTACGAGCATCGAATCCTTCCGCGGCACGATGTATGCCGACACTTTCATCGGCGCCAATCAGGATTACGCCCGCTATCAAGGGTTGGCTGGCAACGACACCTTCCAGGGTGGCTCCGGCTATGACGCCGTTGACTACCGCAAAGACGCTATCAACGAAGATATCAACGGCCAGACAGGTAACTCCGGCGTTACCGTCAATCTGGTCACCGGTAAGGCGACCGATGGTTATGGCGACACCGACACGCTTTCCAACATTGATGAAGTACGCGGCACCGATTACGCAGATACCCTCATTGGTGCAGCCGCTGGAGAACGCCTGCGCGGCGAGGACGGCGATGATACCCTTAGAGGCAATGGCGGGAATGATATCCTTGAGGGCGGCAATGGTGCTGACACGCTCATTGGCGGCGCAGGCATTGACACAATGACCGGAAACAATGGCAATGACACCTACTATGTCAACGCCTATGGCGACAAGGTCAATGAAGTGGCGCAGCAGGGTACGGATCTGGTCATCAGCTCGTCCAATTACAATCTGAAAGCCAACAGCCAGTATATCGAGAATATTACTCTGACAGGCAACGCCAATCTCAACAGCACCGGCAACATGCAGGCCAACACCATGACTGGTAACGCGGGCAACAACAAGCTCACAGGTCTGGTAGGCAACGACACCCTTATCGGCAAGGGCGGTGCCGATGTGCTCATTGGCAATCAGGGCAATGATACGTTGATCGGCAATTTGGGCAATGACACGCTCAACGGTGGTCTCGGCCTCGACACCATGTCGGGCAATCTGGGCAATGACACCTACTATGTTGATGCTTACGGTGACAAGATCAATGAAGCCGCCAATCAGGGCATCGATCAGGTCTTCAGTTCCTCCAACTACAATCTGAAAGCCAACAGCCAGCATATCGAGAATATTACGCTGATCGGCAAAGGCAACATCAACAGCACCGGCAACATGCAAGACAATGAAATGGTCGGGAACATGGGCAACAACACGCTCAACGGCCTTGCTGGCAACGATACTCTCACAGGCAAGGGAGGGGCTGACTCCCTCTATGGCGGTGATGGGAATGACACGCTCAACGGTAATCTGGGCAACGACAAACTCTTTGGCGGCAACGGGGCGGATAAACTCTTCGGCCATCAGGGTGCTGACATTCTGAACGGAGGCAACGGCAACGATATCCTCAATGGCGGGATAGGAAACGATACTCTGTATGCAGCCTCAGGCGCAGACCGTTTGATCGGCAGCCTCGGCGCTGACTCCATGTATGCTGGCGTCGATAATGGTGTTGACACATTCATTTTCAACTCCATCAATGACAGTAAAGTTGGCGATGCCCTGCATGATAAAATCTACGACTTCGACAGCGGCGAAGACCAGATTGACCTCTCCGGCATCGACGCCAACAGCAGCACCGGAGCCAATGATGCTTTTGCCTTTGCTGGCACCACGGCGACAGCAAATTCTGTCTGGTATGAAAGTGACGGCTCCGACATCATGCTCTATGCCGATGTGAATGGAGACACCACCGCAGACTTTGAAGTGCGCCTGGTCGACACCAGTGCCCTTACAGCTGCAGACATCACCCTTTAA
- a CDS encoding TRAP transporter small permease — protein MHAIKRWADRILATTCIILCGLLVVAVTWQVVGRFFFNSSGAFSEELSKIMFVWFVLLGAALLFGEKGHMAIEIGLDIMSPRNQRIFQIIISLLILGFVTSILLVGGVDAVNRTMRQTNAAIPVIRTGQIYLALPLSGAFSVFYCFYNIWNDFKALAGMDKDQSSKMEG, from the coding sequence ATGCATGCTATTAAGCGCTGGGCTGATCGCATTCTGGCTACGACTTGCATAATTTTGTGCGGTCTTCTGGTGGTTGCTGTAACCTGGCAGGTTGTGGGGCGCTTTTTCTTCAACAGCTCCGGGGCATTCTCCGAAGAGCTCTCCAAAATCATGTTTGTCTGGTTCGTCCTTCTGGGAGCAGCACTGCTGTTCGGTGAAAAAGGGCATATGGCGATCGAGATTGGTCTCGACATAATGTCCCCCAGAAATCAACGGATTTTCCAGATCATCATCAGTCTTTTGATCCTCGGATTTGTCACTTCCATTCTGCTTGTCGGGGGTGTTGATGCTGTCAACCGGACGATGCGTCAGACAAATGCGGCAATTCCGGTCATCAGAACAGGGCAGATCTATCTGGCTCTTCCATTGAGTGGCGCCTTCTCTGTTTTCTATTGTTTCTACAATATCTGGAACGATTTCAAAGCCTTGGCCGGAATGGACAAGGATCAATCCAGCAAGATGGAGGGCTGA
- a CDS encoding SDR family NAD(P)-dependent oxidoreductase: protein MNPYDVKGQKAIVTGGTRGLGKGMAEVLLEAGVEVVIFGSGASVHDVAKEFCDRGFACHGLTVDLADAKAREEGFNKALEALGGDLDILVTAAGVQKRHKSEEFPLDDWNAVLEVNLTAVFDLCQRAARVMLPKGRGKIVNIASLLSFFGGYTVPAYAASKGGIAQLTKALSNEWASQGICINALAPGYMATDMNTALLADEGRNAEISARIPTHRWGTPDDMKGPLLFLASGASDYVNGTIIPVDGGYLGR from the coding sequence ATGAACCCATATGACGTAAAAGGTCAGAAAGCCATTGTAACCGGCGGTACGCGTGGACTTGGCAAAGGTATGGCCGAAGTGCTTCTCGAAGCCGGTGTTGAAGTGGTCATCTTTGGCTCGGGTGCCAGCGTGCATGATGTGGCCAAAGAATTTTGTGATCGCGGATTTGCCTGCCATGGTCTGACCGTGGATCTGGCAGACGCCAAGGCCCGCGAAGAGGGCTTTAACAAGGCGCTCGAAGCATTGGGTGGCGATCTGGATATTCTAGTCACCGCAGCGGGCGTGCAGAAGCGTCACAAAAGCGAGGAATTCCCGCTTGATGACTGGAATGCCGTTCTGGAAGTCAACTTGACTGCTGTCTTCGATCTCTGCCAGCGCGCTGCCCGCGTGATGCTGCCAAAAGGGCGTGGCAAGATCGTCAATATCGCTTCGCTGCTGAGCTTCTTTGGTGGCTATACCGTTCCGGCCTATGCGGCCAGCAAGGGCGGCATTGCCCAGTTGACCAAGGCACTTTCGAATGAGTGGGCCAGCCAAGGCATCTGCATCAACGCACTGGCTCCGGGTTACATGGCAACCGACATGAATACGGCTCTGCTGGCTGATGAAGGCCGGAATGCCGAGATTTCTGCACGCATCCCGACCCATCGCTGGGGCACGCCGGATGACATGAAGGGGCCGCTTCTGTTCCTTGCCTCAGGGGCTTCCGACTATGTGAATGGCACCATCATTCCCGTCGACGGCGGATATCTGGGCCGCTAA
- a CDS encoding C-terminal binding protein: MKVIVSDCDHESMQIEKDVLAEAGLDFTHMAARTEDEVIAQCKGGNIILNQYGKFDDRVFTALPEVKQIVRYGVGVDNVDLEAATRHGVQVCNVPDYGMHEVSDHALALMMALIRKIPATVSHTRNREWDFRKMAPIRRISEMTVGVLGAGRIGGLFAKKVLPLCKEVLVHDLNRTDLEAKLPGVKQVSLEELLSKCDVISVHCPLSDETRNLIDADKLKSMKQGAILINTARGGIIDEEALADQLEAGALGGAGLDCISSEPIDKTSRLLDMDNVFITPHMAYYSEESSAELKRKVAEEAVRFAKGEPVHYPVNQL; encoded by the coding sequence ATGAAAGTCATCGTATCTGATTGTGACCACGAGTCGATGCAGATCGAAAAAGATGTGCTCGCTGAGGCCGGTCTGGATTTTACCCATATGGCCGCTCGCACCGAGGATGAAGTGATCGCACAATGCAAGGGCGGCAACATCATTCTCAACCAGTATGGCAAGTTTGATGATCGCGTGTTCACGGCTCTGCCTGAAGTCAAGCAGATCGTGCGCTATGGCGTTGGCGTCGACAATGTCGATCTTGAGGCGGCCACCCGTCATGGCGTGCAGGTTTGCAACGTACCTGACTATGGCATGCATGAAGTGTCTGACCATGCTCTTGCGCTGATGATGGCGTTGATCCGGAAGATCCCGGCCACTGTCAGCCACACCCGCAATCGCGAGTGGGACTTCCGCAAGATGGCCCCGATCCGCCGCATTTCCGAAATGACCGTCGGCGTGTTGGGTGCAGGCCGCATTGGCGGGCTGTTTGCCAAAAAGGTGCTGCCTCTGTGCAAGGAAGTGCTGGTTCATGATTTGAACAGAACGGATCTTGAAGCGAAGCTTCCCGGTGTCAAACAGGTCAGTCTGGAAGAGCTCCTGAGCAAATGTGATGTCATATCGGTTCATTGCCCGCTGTCTGACGAGACGCGGAACCTGATCGATGCAGACAAGCTCAAAAGCATGAAGCAGGGCGCCATCCTTATCAACACCGCCCGTGGTGGCATTATTGATGAAGAGGCTTTGGCTGATCAGCTGGAAGCCGGTGCCCTTGGCGGTGCTGGGCTGGATTGTATTTCCTCCGAGCCAATCGACAAGACATCGCGGCTTCTGGATATGGACAATGTCTTTATTACTCCGCACATGGCTTATTATTCCGAAGAGTCCTCTGCTGAACTCAAGCGTAAAGTTGCTGAGGAAGCTGTGCGGTTTGCTAAGGGTGAACCTGTTCACTATCCGGTCAATCAGCTCTGA
- the kduI gene encoding 5-dehydro-4-deoxy-D-glucuronate isomerase has product MDIRYSVNQKHFKRMTSEEVAEEFKITNLYVADTIQAVYSHVDRMVTFGCMPVSETVPLDKGIECMKTFGTDYILERREIGIFNLGNTGTIVADGVSYTLDFQDCLYITRGTKEVTFQSADGSNPAKFYMVSAPAHKSCKTTFLKIADAKKVPLGDQENCNKRVINQFIHPDVLETCQLSMGLTQLEPGNVWNTMPAHTHERRMEIYTYFNLPEDQAVFHMMGEGDQTRHLMMHNGDAVISPSWSIHAGCGTCAYTFIWAMGGENQTFDDMDVIPINELR; this is encoded by the coding sequence ATGGATATCCGCTATTCCGTTAATCAGAAACACTTCAAACGGATGACCTCGGAAGAGGTCGCCGAAGAATTCAAGATCACAAATCTTTATGTTGCCGATACCATCCAGGCCGTCTACAGCCATGTTGATCGCATGGTCACCTTCGGCTGCATGCCTGTTAGCGAGACCGTTCCTTTGGACAAAGGCATCGAATGCATGAAGACATTCGGCACCGACTATATTCTGGAACGGCGTGAAATCGGTATCTTCAATCTCGGCAACACCGGCACCATTGTTGCTGATGGGGTCAGCTATACGCTCGATTTCCAGGATTGCCTCTATATCACGCGCGGCACCAAGGAAGTGACCTTCCAGAGCGCTGACGGATCTAACCCGGCGAAATTCTACATGGTCAGCGCTCCGGCGCATAAATCCTGCAAGACCACCTTCCTGAAAATCGCCGATGCCAAGAAGGTTCCGCTGGGCGATCAGGAAAACTGCAACAAGCGCGTCATCAACCAGTTCATCCATCCAGACGTTCTGGAAACGTGCCAGCTCTCCATGGGCCTGACCCAGCTGGAGCCGGGCAATGTCTGGAACACCATGCCAGCGCACACCCATGAGCGTCGCATGGAGATCTACACCTATTTCAACCTGCCTGAAGATCAGGCCGTGTTCCATATGATGGGTGAGGGCGATCAGACCCGCCATCTCATGATGCATAACGGTGACGCCGTAATCAGCCCGTCCTGGAGCATTCATGCCGGTTGCGGCACCTGCGCCTATACCTTCATCTGGGCAATGGGTGGTGAGAACCAGACCTTTGATGACATGGACGTCATCCCGATCAACGAACTGCGCTGA
- a CDS encoding TRAP transporter large permease, which produces MANAADIGLIMLISIPILLAIGVPISIAMGIGSVAAMTTIFGFDRMAITAAQRVFAGINSFSLLAIPFFVLAGIIMTNGGIAQRLINFAKAVIWFIPGALIQTNIVANMLFGAISGSGVAAAAAIGGAIGPQQKNEGYDPNVAAAANIASAPAGMLIPPSNTFIIYSLASGGASVAALFVAGYGPGILWGLGCMIPALFFARKAGYKSEKLGSFKDNVKITVDAVPSLFLIFVVVGGIISGVFTPTEASCIAVVYVTILSFLYRTITVNMIPRFLLATVKTTSMIIFMIGVSAIMGWIMAFAKIPNIIADSLLSITDSPVLIMIIMNFVMLLLGCVMDPTPAILIFAPIFLPIAMSLGFDVVHFGVLMVFNLCIGTITPPVGPILFVGCRIADLKIEQVVKPMLPYFLILCCLLMVVTFVPEISLALPRLAGLMN; this is translated from the coding sequence GTGGCAAACGCAGCCGATATCGGCCTAATTATGCTCATTTCCATACCAATTCTTCTTGCAATTGGTGTGCCGATCAGTATCGCCATGGGGATTGGTTCCGTGGCGGCTATGACCACGATCTTCGGGTTTGATCGGATGGCAATTACTGCAGCTCAGCGCGTATTTGCCGGAATTAACTCATTCTCTCTGCTGGCCATTCCGTTCTTTGTTCTGGCAGGGATTATCATGACCAACGGGGGTATCGCCCAAAGGCTGATCAACTTCGCCAAGGCGGTCATCTGGTTTATTCCCGGGGCTCTCATCCAGACCAACATCGTTGCCAACATGCTGTTTGGTGCGATTAGTGGCTCAGGGGTTGCTGCTGCTGCTGCTATTGGTGGCGCGATTGGTCCGCAGCAGAAGAACGAGGGCTATGATCCCAATGTTGCCGCTGCCGCCAATATTGCGTCTGCGCCTGCGGGCATGCTGATCCCTCCCAGCAACACCTTCATCATCTACTCGCTCGCCAGTGGTGGCGCGTCTGTTGCCGCTCTGTTCGTAGCCGGTTATGGTCCGGGTATCCTGTGGGGACTGGGGTGCATGATCCCCGCCTTGTTCTTTGCACGCAAAGCCGGATACAAATCGGAAAAGCTCGGTAGCTTCAAGGACAATGTGAAGATCACTGTCGATGCGGTTCCATCCCTGTTTTTGATCTTCGTTGTGGTTGGTGGTATCATCTCGGGTGTCTTCACGCCGACGGAAGCCAGCTGCATCGCCGTTGTATATGTGACGATCCTGTCATTCCTGTATCGCACCATCACGGTCAACATGATCCCGCGCTTCCTGTTGGCGACCGTCAAGACAACATCCATGATCATCTTCATGATCGGTGTTTCTGCCATCATGGGCTGGATCATGGCTTTTGCCAAAATTCCGAACATCATTGCGGACTCGCTTCTGAGCATTACCGATAGTCCGGTTCTGATCATGATCATCATGAACTTCGTGATGTTGCTGCTGGGTTGTGTGATGGATCCGACCCCTGCGATCCTGATTTTCGCTCCGATCTTCCTGCCGATTGCCATGTCTCTCGGATTTGATGTGGTGCATTTCGGTGTGCTGATGGTCTTCAACCTCTGCATCGGTACCATTACGCCGCCGGTTGGGCCCATTCTGTTTGTCGGGTGTCGAATAGCGGATTTGAAGATCGAGCAGGTTGTCAAACCGATGTTGCCTTACTTCCTGATCCTGTGCTGTTTGTTGATGGTTGTCACATTCGTGCCGGAAATTTCACTCGCGTTGCCTCGTCTGGCAGGTCTGATGAATTAA
- a CDS encoding Gfo/Idh/MocA family oxidoreductase, whose protein sequence is MSAQSEKQVRWGILGCGDVTEKKSGPALQKTERSELCCVMRRDPDKAADYAKRHGVVDWTADADALIQNPDLTAIYIATPPHTHADYAIRAMRAGKDILVEKPMALTPQECRTMEAVAKETGRKLCVAYYRRALPRFEKLRQIAKDGTIGALRMIEVRQLMRAEDGPVHHWKTDPAINGGGLFVDMQSHTLDWLTYLFGAPASIAGLTKTQGQNTKAEDLVTFMLDYGAFPAVGLCAYASGENEERVTLHGEKGVASMRFFAPSPISLTVEGTEQLIELEDPQHVHQPFIERVVAHFLDGAPNPCSPAEGTSVAELTEAILKGTQ, encoded by the coding sequence ATGTCAGCGCAAAGTGAAAAACAGGTTCGTTGGGGCATTCTTGGCTGCGGTGATGTCACCGAAAAGAAAAGCGGCCCCGCGCTGCAAAAGACAGAGAGATCAGAGCTTTGCTGCGTCATGCGACGCGATCCGGATAAGGCCGCCGACTATGCCAAGCGGCACGGGGTGGTAGACTGGACGGCGGATGCGGACGCACTCATTCAAAACCCAGATCTGACAGCCATCTATATCGCGACACCGCCTCACACGCACGCCGATTATGCCATTCGCGCCATGCGAGCGGGCAAGGATATTCTGGTCGAAAAGCCCATGGCGCTCACGCCGCAAGAATGCCGAACCATGGAGGCGGTTGCCAAGGAAACCGGGCGCAAACTCTGCGTCGCCTACTATCGACGCGCGCTGCCACGGTTTGAAAAGCTGCGTCAGATCGCCAAAGACGGCACAATCGGTGCCCTGCGCATGATTGAAGTACGTCAATTGATGCGCGCCGAGGATGGGCCCGTCCATCATTGGAAAACCGATCCGGCCATCAATGGCGGCGGTCTGTTCGTCGACATGCAGTCGCACACGCTCGATTGGCTAACCTATCTGTTTGGTGCGCCGGCCTCTATCGCTGGCCTTACCAAAACACAAGGGCAAAACACCAAGGCCGAAGATCTGGTGACCTTCATGCTTGATTATGGCGCCTTTCCTGCTGTCGGCCTCTGCGCCTATGCGTCAGGAGAAAATGAGGAGCGGGTTACACTTCATGGCGAAAAGGGCGTGGCCAGCATGCGATTCTTTGCCCCCTCTCCCATATCACTCACCGTTGAGGGTACGGAGCAACTGATCGAGCTTGAAGACCCTCAGCATGTGCATCAACCCTTCATTGAGCGTGTCGTGGCGCATTTTCTTGATGGCGCCCCCAATCCCTGCTCCCCAGCGGAGGGCACAAGCGTCGCCGAGTTGACCGAGGCGATTTTGAAGGGAACGCAATAA